The Desulfuromonadales bacterium region GCCGGCTGCGAAATCAAGTCGGTCTTCGCCGGGATCGCCGGCGGCCATATCAAGGGAATGAACTCGCAGGGGGTAATCGCCATCAAGACCCGCGAGGTGAACAACGACGACATCCGACGGGTGATCGACGCCGCCAAGGCGATCGCCATCCCCATGGATCGCGAAGTGATCCACATCCTTCCCCAGGAGTTCATCATCGACGACCAGGACGGCATCAAGGAGCCGCTCGGCATGAACGGGGTGCGGCTGGAAGCCAAGGTGCACATCGTCACCGGCGCCGTGGCCAGTGCCCAGAACATTATCAAGAGCTGCAACCGGGCCGGGGTCGACGTGGCCGACATCGTTCTCGAACAGCTCGCCTCTTCCGAGGCCGTTCTCTCCGACGACGAGAAGGGCCTCGGCGTGGCCCTGCTCGATATCGGCGGCGGCACCACCGACATCGCCATCTTTGTCGACGGCGCAATCAAGCACACGGCGGTCCTCTCCCTGGGAGGGAATCACCTGACCAACGACATCGCCGTCGGCCTGCGCACGCCGACGGCCGAGGCCGAAAAGATCAAGCGCAAGTACGGCTGCTGCCTCACCTCCATGGTCGGCAAGGACGAGACAATCGAGGTCCCCTCGGTCGGCGGCCGTGAGCCGCGTGTCCTCTCCCGGCAGCTGCTGGCCGAGATCCTGGAGCCGCGGATGGAAGAAATCTTCACCCTGGTGAACCGCGAGATCGTCAAGAGCGGCTTCGAAGATGTGATCGCCTCGGGCGTCGTGATCACCGGCGGCAGCGCGATTTTGCCGGGAATGCCGGAACTGGCCGAGCAGATCTTCAACCTGCCGGTGCGGCGGGGCGTACCGCGGGACATCGGCGGGCTGACGGACGTGGTCAACTCCCCCGTCTACGCCACCGGCGTCGGCCTGGTCAAGTACGGCAGCCGCAACCTGCAGATCAGCAATTTCAGCATCGGCCAGGAGAATGTGTTCGACAAGGTCATCCGCCGGATGAAAGAGTGGTTCGGCGAATTTTTCTGAGACTTGAAAAACCAGATTGCAGTTAACCATGGGCGGGAGCGCGGAGAGTCACCGCCCGTATCCGAGATCGGAGGGAGTCATGTTCGAATTTGATGAGAGTATCGATCAGGCGGCAAAAATCAAGGTGGTCGGCGTTGGCGGCGGCGGTGGCAATGCAGTCAACACGATGATCCTCTCCCATGTCGAGGGGGTGGACTTTATCGCCGCCAACACCGACGCCCAGGCCCTCAAGACCAACCGGGCGTCGATGAAGATCCAGCTCGGCGGGAAACTGACCAAGGGGCTCGGGGCAGGAGCCAACCCGGAGGTCGGCCGCGAGGCGGCGCTGGAGGACCGGGCCGCCCTGGCCCAGGTGCTGCAGGGGGCCGATATGGTGTTCATTGCCGCCGGCCTCGGCGGCGGCACCGGCACCGGTGCGGCGCCGATCATCGCCGAAGTGGCCCGGGAAGTCGGCGCGCTGACCGTCGGCGTGGTGACCAAGCCCTTCTCCCGGGAGGGGAAGCAGCGTTTGAAGAAGGCCGAAGAAGGGGTCGGCCTGCTCAAGGAAATGGTCGACTGCCTGATCGTCATCCCCAATGACCGGCTGCTCGGGCTGGCCGGCAAGAACATGAGCATCCTCGATGCATTCAAGCCGTCGGACGATGTGCTGCGTCAGGCAGTGCAGGGGATCTCGGACCTGATCACCACCCACGGCCTGATCAACGTCGACTTCGCCGATGTCAAGGCGATCATGAGCGAGCGTGGCATGGCAATGATGGGTATCGGCATCGCCGAGGGGGACCGGCGCGCCGTCGAGGCGGCACAGCGGGCAATCAGCAGTCCGCTGCTGGAGGATATCGACATCTCCGGGGCCAAGGGGGTGCTGGTCAATATCTCCGGCTCTTCCAACATGACCATGGAGGAATTCGACGAAGCCTCCCGCATCATCCACGAAAAGGTCCACGAGGATGCCAATATCATTATCGGTCTGGTGATCAACGAGGACCTGGGGGACCGGATCAAGATCACCGCCATCGCCACCGGTTTCGGCACTACCTTCGAAAAAGGCAAGCGTCCGGTCGAGGAGATCAAGGGGCGCAGCCAGACCGTAATGGACAAGGTGGACCGCGACCTGCCGACCTTCATCCGCGACCGGCAGAAGGACTCGCCCCGGATGGTGCGGACCATGGTGGTGGATGAGGATCAGTACGATATCCCCACCTTCCTGCGCAAACGCGTCGACTGAGCGGCTGTTTCGGTTCTTTTGCCGCCGTCTGGCGGCGAGTGACTCTGCCTGCCAGCATCCCACGCCGGTTCTCCGCCCGGCGCCAGTGGGAGCTGTATTCATTCCTGTGATGTGACGACGACTCCCTCGTCAACGGGGACCGCACTCTGCGGTCCCCTTTTTCTTTGCCAGCGCAGCCGGATAAGGTAAGATCAGCTCTAGCGTTTTACGATTTTTCCAAACACGAATCACGGATTTCAAACATGTCGCGCAAGCTCATCGACAAGTCCCGCCGTCGCCTGGCGGCCGAAAGCGGTTGCCGTCCCAATCCCTGGGGCGGCCGCCTATCGGTCGCCCTGGTCTACCCCAACACCTACCACCAGGCGATGAGCAATCTCGGTTTTCTCTCCGTCTATCACCTGCTCAACTGCCGCGACGATACTCTTTGCGAGCGGTTTTTCCTCCCCGATCCGGAAGATCTGGCCGAACACGAGAAGACCGGCTACCCGCTCTTTTCCCTTGAATCCGGGCGGTTTCTGGCCGATTTCGACGTCATTGCCTTTTCCGTCTCCTTCGAAAACGATTACCTGAACCTGCCGACCATTTTCGCGCTGGGGCGCATCCCTCTCTTTGCTGCTGAGCGGAGCGACCACTTCCCTCTGGTGCTGTGCGGCGGGGTCTGCGCCTTCCTCAACCCCGAACCGATGGCCGGGATCATGGATGTGTTCGCCGTCGGCGAGGGCGAGGTCCTGCTGCCGCCGTTCGTCGCCGAGGTCCGGGCGGGGGAGGCTCTGGCGAGACCGGAACTGCTGCGCCGACTCGCCGCCCTGCCGGGTTTTTACGTCCCTTCCCTCTATGCAGTGGATTACCGCAGCGACGGGACGGTTGAGCGCTACCGGCCGGCCGACGGTACCCCGCCACGGGTGACGCGTCAATGGCTGCCGGACCTGGACCGTTATGAATCCCGCAACTTCGTTCTGACCGAGGAGACCGAGTTCGGCGACATGGCACTCGCCGAGATTTCCCGCGGCTGCTCACGCGGCTGCCGCTTTTGCGCCGCCGGCTACATCTACTTGCCGCCCCGGGAGCGCAGCCTGGAGAAGCTGACCTCCCAGGTCGAAGAGAGCCTCTGCCACCGGCAGAAGGTGGGGCTGGTGGGCGCGGCGGTATCCGACTACTCGTCAATCGAGGTGCTGCAGCAGGAAATCCTCGCCCGCGGCGGCAGGGTGTCGGTGGCCAGTCTGCGCATCGATTCCCTGACCGAGGCAGAAGTTTCCGCCCTCAAGGCCTCCGGGCACCGCACCGTGGCCCTCGCCCCGGAAGCCGGCAGCCAGCGGCTGCGCGACCTGATCAACAAGGGGCTCGACGAGGCGCAGATCCTGGCCGCCGTGCGCCGGCTGGCGGTCGGCGGGATTCCCAATCTCAAGCTCTATTTCCTCATCGGGCTGCCGACGGAGACGGACGAGGACACGGCCGAGTTGCTCGGGCTGGCGGCGAAAATTCGGGAAGTCTGGCTGGAGGAGGGGCGGAAAATCGGCCGGCTGGGCCACATCACGCTGTCGGTGAACCCCTTCATCCCCAAGCCGTTCACGCCGCTGCAGTGGGCGCCCATGGACGGAGAGAAGACGCTGGAGAAGAAGATGCGCGCCATTCGCGCCGGCGTGGCCCGACTGGCGAACACCGAGGTGATCTTCGAGCCGCTGCGGGCTGCCGTTCTGCAGGCCTTTCTGGCGCGCGGCGACCGGCGGGTCGGCCGCCTTCTGCCTGCCCTCGCCGCCGGCAGCAGTCTCAAAGCAGCCTGCCGGGAAGCCGGCCTCGATCCGGCTT contains the following coding sequences:
- the ftsA gene encoding cell division protein FtsA — protein: MSSKRENLVVGLDIGTTKICAIVGNLNDDGSLDIVGIGTSPSQGLRKGVVINIEGTVGAIKKALQEAELMAGCEIKSVFAGIAGGHIKGMNSQGVIAIKTREVNNDDIRRVIDAAKAIAIPMDREVIHILPQEFIIDDQDGIKEPLGMNGVRLEAKVHIVTGAVASAQNIIKSCNRAGVDVADIVLEQLASSEAVLSDDEKGLGVALLDIGGGTTDIAIFVDGAIKHTAVLSLGGNHLTNDIAVGLRTPTAEAEKIKRKYGCCLTSMVGKDETIEVPSVGGREPRVLSRQLLAEILEPRMEEIFTLVNREIVKSGFEDVIASGVVITGGSAILPGMPELAEQIFNLPVRRGVPRDIGGLTDVVNSPVYATGVGLVKYGSRNLQISNFSIGQENVFDKVIRRMKEWFGEFF
- the ftsZ gene encoding cell division protein FtsZ, translating into MFEFDESIDQAAKIKVVGVGGGGGNAVNTMILSHVEGVDFIAANTDAQALKTNRASMKIQLGGKLTKGLGAGANPEVGREAALEDRAALAQVLQGADMVFIAAGLGGGTGTGAAPIIAEVAREVGALTVGVVTKPFSREGKQRLKKAEEGVGLLKEMVDCLIVIPNDRLLGLAGKNMSILDAFKPSDDVLRQAVQGISDLITTHGLINVDFADVKAIMSERGMAMMGIGIAEGDRRAVEAAQRAISSPLLEDIDISGAKGVLVNISGSSNMTMEEFDEASRIIHEKVHEDANIIIGLVINEDLGDRIKITAIATGFGTTFEKGKRPVEEIKGRSQTVMDKVDRDLPTFIRDRQKDSPRMVRTMVVDEDQYDIPTFLRKRVD
- a CDS encoding radical SAM protein, which codes for MSRKLIDKSRRRLAAESGCRPNPWGGRLSVALVYPNTYHQAMSNLGFLSVYHLLNCRDDTLCERFFLPDPEDLAEHEKTGYPLFSLESGRFLADFDVIAFSVSFENDYLNLPTIFALGRIPLFAAERSDHFPLVLCGGVCAFLNPEPMAGIMDVFAVGEGEVLLPPFVAEVRAGEALARPELLRRLAALPGFYVPSLYAVDYRSDGTVERYRPADGTPPRVTRQWLPDLDRYESRNFVLTEETEFGDMALAEISRGCSRGCRFCAAGYIYLPPRERSLEKLTSQVEESLCHRQKVGLVGAAVSDYSSIEVLQQEILARGGRVSVASLRIDSLTEAEVSALKASGHRTVALAPEAGSQRLRDLINKGLDEAQILAAVRRLAVGGIPNLKLYFLIGLPTETDEDTAELLGLAAKIREVWLEEGRKIGRLGHITLSVNPFIPKPFTPLQWAPMDGEKTLEKKMRAIRAGVARLANTEVIFEPLRAAVLQAFLARGDRRVGRLLPALAAGSSLKAACREAGLDPAFYVTRERGEAEVFPWEILDNGVRRDYLWQEYQRGLEGKFTPRCAPGCRRCGVCG